The Vallitalea okinawensis genome window below encodes:
- a CDS encoding phosphatase, giving the protein MKYKFDCHMHTIASGHAYSTLKEYIDYAKEIGLELIAVTDHTPEMPGSTHVFYFHNLKIIPDVVSGIRVLKGAEVNIMNEAGEIDMEEECQKAMDLIIASVHPPCFGIDTVDEVTDTYLNVMKNPNITIIGHPDDGRYKMDYKRLVKAAKEYNVLLELNNSSLKPTSFRMNSKENYKQMLKYCIEYKVPIIIGSDSHFYATLGDFQYADALLKEVDFPEDLIMNVSTEKFLKYLEDKRNN; this is encoded by the coding sequence ATGAAATATAAATTCGATTGCCATATGCATACCATTGCTAGTGGGCACGCATATAGCACATTAAAAGAATACATTGATTATGCTAAAGAAATAGGACTTGAACTAATCGCTGTAACTGACCATACACCAGAAATGCCAGGGAGTACTCATGTTTTCTATTTTCATAACCTTAAGATTATACCAGATGTTGTGAGTGGTATTCGTGTCTTAAAAGGTGCTGAAGTTAATATCATGAATGAGGCAGGAGAGATTGATATGGAGGAAGAGTGTCAAAAGGCCATGGACCTCATCATTGCTAGTGTTCATCCACCTTGCTTCGGTATTGATACGGTAGATGAAGTTACGGACACCTACTTAAATGTTATGAAAAATCCCAATATCACTATTATAGGTCATCCTGATGATGGACGATATAAGATGGATTATAAAAGATTAGTAAAGGCAGCTAAGGAATATAATGTACTTTTGGAGTTAAATAATTCATCATTAAAACCTACATCTTTCAGAATGAACAGCAAAGAGAATTATAAGCAAATGTTAAAATACTGTATAGAATACAAAGTGCCGATTATTATTGGAAGCGATTCGCATTTCTATGCAACTTTAGGTGATTTTCAGTATGCTGATGCATTGCTAAAGGAAGTAGATTTTCCAGAAGATTTAATTATGAACGTATCTACTGAGAAATTTTTGAAGTATTTAGAAGACAAAAGAAACAATTAA
- a CDS encoding glycoside hydrolase family 66 protein: protein MSKKVLIVVGIVLLGLIVCYLVMTNKDENIVFNAENIQYDNQVIQDVYTDKAKYNPNEIVNVTIELSNDTDTELKGELFLHGKHINDTVNSVKSELVELAVNEREKIVLTLELPDEDFKGYMVEVYFMDGNAIMDYGTTAVDVSTDWTKFPRYGYVSVFDSIPEDAIKSNIDSLNKYHINGLQFYDWQYKHQQPVSLDSNGDVTDEWIEIANRPVSKDIVDGYIASAHQYDMAAMNYNLIFGAWKDYEEDGVLPEWGVYKNPNGERQDHHPLPSDWASDKIYLFDPNNPEWQQYIINKEKEVFHYIGFDGWHIDQLGDRGTLFDYNGERVNLGEGYASLIAKANEEMDEKLVFNAVNGYGQGLIAINKDIDFLYTEVWDTDSYGKLKNYIDEGYRYTEDQINMVLAAYMNYGVPSGEFNTSGVLLTDAVIFASGGSHIELGDSGMLSNEYFPNDKLKVSPELERQLREYYDFLTAYENMLRDEPHEIRRKVLSEDIKLSKRPQPNSVWYFAKDVRDYEVLHLINFSDIQSMNWRDDGGTQVKPTEQKEVSIKYYTDEAIKKVLIATPDLYEGITIPLEYTQGEDENGNFIELVVPDLMYWDMIMLQKES, encoded by the coding sequence ATGAGCAAAAAAGTACTTATTGTTGTAGGAATTGTACTATTAGGTTTGATAGTATGCTATCTTGTAATGACAAATAAAGATGAGAACATTGTTTTTAATGCTGAAAATATCCAGTATGACAATCAGGTAATACAAGATGTCTATACGGATAAGGCAAAGTATAATCCCAATGAGATTGTCAATGTCACAATTGAATTAAGTAATGATACAGATACAGAATTAAAAGGTGAGTTATTTTTGCATGGTAAACATATTAATGATACAGTTAATAGTGTTAAGTCAGAGTTAGTTGAATTAGCTGTCAATGAACGAGAAAAGATTGTACTTACACTAGAATTACCTGATGAAGATTTCAAAGGTTATATGGTTGAAGTTTACTTCATGGATGGTAATGCAATTATGGATTATGGTACAACTGCTGTAGATGTATCCACAGATTGGACCAAGTTTCCGCGATATGGCTATGTATCAGTATTTGATAGTATACCGGAGGATGCGATTAAATCTAATATAGATAGCTTAAATAAATATCATATTAATGGTCTACAATTCTATGACTGGCAATATAAGCATCAGCAACCTGTTTCTTTGGATAGCAATGGTGATGTAACAGATGAGTGGATAGAAATTGCCAATAGACCAGTTAGCAAAGATATTGTTGATGGTTATATTGCATCAGCTCATCAGTATGATATGGCTGCTATGAATTATAATTTAATCTTTGGGGCATGGAAAGACTATGAAGAAGATGGTGTTTTACCAGAATGGGGTGTTTATAAAAATCCGAATGGTGAACGTCAAGACCATCATCCATTACCAAGTGATTGGGCATCTGATAAGATCTATTTATTTGACCCCAATAATCCTGAGTGGCAACAATATATAATTAATAAAGAAAAGGAAGTCTTTCATTACATTGGATTTGATGGATGGCATATTGACCAGTTAGGGGATCGAGGCACTCTATTTGATTATAATGGAGAACGTGTTAATTTGGGAGAAGGCTATGCCTCCTTAATTGCTAAAGCTAATGAAGAAATGGATGAAAAACTTGTTTTTAATGCTGTTAACGGATATGGTCAAGGGTTGATTGCTATCAACAAAGATATAGATTTCTTGTATACTGAAGTTTGGGATACAGATAGTTATGGTAAACTAAAAAATTATATTGATGAAGGTTACCGTTATACTGAAGATCAAATCAATATGGTACTAGCTGCTTACATGAACTATGGGGTACCGTCTGGTGAGTTTAATACGAGTGGTGTTTTACTTACGGATGCAGTTATCTTTGCCAGTGGAGGCTCCCATATAGAACTTGGGGATAGTGGTATGTTATCTAATGAATACTTCCCAAATGACAAACTGAAAGTCTCTCCAGAGTTAGAAAGACAGTTAAGAGAGTATTATGATTTTCTAACGGCTTATGAGAATATGTTACGTGATGAACCTCATGAAATTCGAAGAAAAGTTTTATCAGAAGATATCAAGTTGAGTAAACGTCCTCAGCCTAATTCTGTTTGGTATTTTGCTAAGGATGTGAGAGACTATGAAGTATTACATTTAATAAATTTCAGTGATATTCAATCCATGAATTGGCGGGATGATGGTGGTACTCAGGTGAAACCTACTGAGCAAAAAGAGGTGAGTATAAAGTACTACACCGATGAAGCTATAAAAAAAGTGTTGATTGCTACGCCTGATTTATATGAAGGTATTACCATACCTTTAGAGTATACACAAGGTGAAGACGAAAATGGTAATTTTATTGAACTCGTGGTTCCAGATTTAATGTATTGGGATATGATTATGTTGCAAAAAGAAAGTTAA
- a CDS encoding glycoside hydrolase family 66 protein has protein sequence MREVLKDKEMKSMHMDVYPHKGQYRPKDEILINIEVEGLKNKESLCYEMQIFDLEKCIWSKTEEISNETQQFQVACGNEVNQIGTYGVDVKILEEGSLVDQSSTAFDIVTSWEDAPRYGFLSDFYEKDEEDSNDVKQMNKYHISAVQFYDWMYRHDDLIPPTDVFEDVLGRKLSLKAVRHKIDLCHQHGMKAVAYGAIYASSKEFFRTHQEWGFYNKKSEAIEFANLFYIMDISEESPWVGHIKGEFKKAINLLDFDGIHMDTYGFPKTAFSHEGTHIKRLNELYPKFIDTVYEDLIHEKEEVSLFFNAVSNWGIEDISKSKLNVAYIEVWDPQEKYIHLYQLINRGKELGHKNVVLAAYLESFHPTKPRDKEKEMNTFCLASATIFASGGFHLLLGEDNGVLADPYYVNYGQAQDKNAEGILRSYYDFFVRYSKLLNQLEGRDCSMTHAGGVNDEIHLANSKFSSYGEAGKVWTIYKELKGYHVLHLINLIGQEDEKWNTLKASPIIQKDIEISILVDETVQGVYLASPDYVNAKAQSLAYKVIEKERGHYIQIKVPELHYWSMIYMVTSEGNVL, from the coding sequence GTGAGGGAAGTATTAAAGGATAAGGAGATGAAAAGTATGCATATGGATGTTTATCCCCATAAAGGACAGTACCGTCCAAAAGATGAGATTCTTATTAACATTGAAGTTGAGGGCTTGAAAAATAAAGAATCTTTATGTTATGAGATGCAAATCTTTGATTTAGAAAAGTGTATATGGAGCAAGACAGAAGAGATCAGTAATGAAACCCAACAATTTCAAGTTGCCTGTGGAAATGAAGTGAATCAAATTGGTACATACGGGGTAGATGTTAAGATTTTAGAAGAAGGTTCATTGGTTGATCAATCTTCAACAGCTTTTGATATCGTAACATCATGGGAAGATGCTCCAAGGTATGGTTTCCTAAGTGACTTCTATGAAAAAGACGAAGAAGATTCTAATGATGTCAAGCAGATGAATAAATATCATATCAGTGCAGTGCAATTTTATGACTGGATGTATCGTCATGATGATCTTATACCGCCGACAGATGTATTTGAAGATGTACTTGGAAGAAAACTGTCTTTAAAAGCAGTTCGTCATAAAATTGATTTATGTCATCAACATGGTATGAAGGCTGTCGCTTATGGAGCTATCTATGCATCATCTAAAGAATTTTTTAGAACACATCAAGAATGGGGATTTTATAATAAGAAAAGTGAAGCCATTGAATTTGCTAATTTATTTTATATAATGGATATATCAGAAGAGTCTCCTTGGGTAGGTCATATTAAAGGTGAGTTTAAAAAAGCGATTAACCTATTAGATTTTGATGGCATTCATATGGATACCTATGGGTTCCCAAAAACAGCTTTTTCCCATGAAGGTACTCATATAAAAAGATTAAATGAACTCTACCCTAAATTTATCGATACAGTATATGAGGATTTGATTCATGAGAAAGAAGAAGTAAGTTTATTTTTTAATGCTGTTAGTAACTGGGGGATTGAAGATATCTCCAAGTCAAAACTTAATGTGGCATATATTGAAGTTTGGGACCCACAAGAAAAGTATATTCATCTTTACCAACTCATTAATCGTGGTAAAGAATTAGGACATAAAAACGTTGTTCTAGCTGCTTATCTCGAGAGCTTTCATCCTACAAAACCTCGAGATAAGGAAAAGGAGATGAACACTTTTTGTCTGGCATCAGCCACTATCTTTGCTAGTGGTGGTTTTCATCTATTACTTGGTGAAGATAATGGGGTATTAGCTGATCCTTATTATGTAAATTACGGTCAAGCCCAAGATAAGAACGCAGAAGGAATCTTAAGAAGCTACTATGATTTCTTTGTAAGATATAGCAAGCTTCTTAATCAATTAGAAGGTAGAGATTGTTCCATGACTCATGCTGGAGGTGTAAATGATGAAATTCATTTAGCTAATAGTAAGTTTTCATCTTATGGTGAAGCCGGTAAAGTTTGGACCATCTACAAGGAATTAAAGGGTTATCATGTACTTCATTTAATTAATTTAATTGGTCAAGAAGATGAAAAGTGGAATACCTTAAAAGCATCACCCATTATTCAAAAAGATATTGAGATCAGTATACTCGTTGATGAAACAGTTCAAGGTGTATATTTAGCCTCACCTGACTACGTCAATGCTAAAGCACAGTCTTTAGCCTATAAAGTTATTGAAAAGGAAAGAGGTCATTACATTCAGATAAAAGTACCAGAGTTGCATTATTGGAGCATGATCTATATGGTGACCTCAGAGGGAAATGTTCTATAA
- a CDS encoding carbohydrate ABC transporter permease: protein MRDIKKIILYGVLCAGLLVTFTPFLYMITTSLTKDTYALPYPPNVLPNQFYYQNYIEVWQSNNFNRYFLNSFFVAITTMICNVFISSLTAYGFAKFKFPLKEFIFKCFIISMMVPGILNIIPQFTVIQSLGLVDTYTGLIILYVGSGIAGSTFFLRGFFEGIPKELEESVTIDGGSRWTIFHKIVLPLAAPSIGTFSIFAFSGAWDEFFAALTIIKTEAKRTLPIALRMFEGKHASDYGLIFAASIIAVTPIILVFIIFQKQLVRGGISEGSIKG, encoded by the coding sequence ATGAGAGATATAAAAAAGATAATATTATACGGTGTACTATGCGCGGGATTACTTGTGACGTTCACGCCATTTTTGTACATGATTACAACGTCATTAACGAAAGATACTTACGCTTTACCATATCCTCCTAATGTATTACCGAATCAATTTTATTACCAGAACTATATAGAAGTTTGGCAATCGAATAATTTTAATCGCTATTTTCTTAATAGCTTTTTTGTAGCAATAACGACGATGATCTGTAATGTATTTATATCATCTTTGACAGCTTATGGATTTGCAAAGTTTAAGTTTCCTTTGAAAGAATTTATATTTAAATGTTTTATTATAAGTATGATGGTTCCGGGGATTTTGAATATCATACCCCAGTTCACGGTTATTCAATCACTAGGATTAGTAGATACGTATACAGGACTAATAATCCTATATGTGGGGTCTGGTATAGCAGGGAGTACATTCTTCTTAAGGGGATTCTTTGAAGGTATTCCTAAAGAACTGGAAGAATCCGTTACAATCGATGGTGGGAGTAGATGGACTATTTTTCATAAAATTGTTTTACCTTTAGCAGCACCATCAATAGGAACCTTTTCCATTTTTGCTTTTTCTGGCGCATGGGACGAGTTTTTCGCTGCATTAACTATTATTAAAACTGAAGCTAAACGAACGTTGCCTATTGCTTTACGTATGTTTGAAGGAAAACACGCCAGTGACTATGGTTTAATATTCGCAGCTTCAATTATTGCAGTAACACCTATTATCCTTGTGTTTATCATCTTTCAAAAACAGTTAGTTAGGGGTGGCATAAGTGAGGGAAGTATTAAAGGATAA
- a CDS encoding carbohydrate ABC transporter permease, whose product MDTNLLQNRIKKGIKEWLEVLPYIAIGLILVFVFVFYPLFKNFYISVTEYTIIPGAESPFVGIENYKQIFNDDKFYYAFRNSVLMVLVTVPTQIIFGVVLAYIIDNARKGKTFFKTAYYIPVITSWIVVSYIFKYIFAGGKGGFMNYILMNLHIISEPIGWFQNTWTALAVTWILSIWKGIGWCMIIYIAGLQGIPKMLYESAALDGASEYQKFRFITIPQLAPITFFILINLTIGAFNSFIQTYILTNGAPMNTTHVMMSLMYARAFQNFEFGIASAMGVLQGAVILCIIIFQKWVIKKSER is encoded by the coding sequence ATGGATACAAATTTATTACAAAATCGAATAAAAAAAGGGATTAAAGAATGGTTGGAAGTATTACCTTATATAGCTATTGGACTAATACTTGTATTTGTATTTGTTTTTTATCCACTTTTTAAAAACTTTTATATCAGCGTAACTGAATATACGATTATCCCTGGAGCAGAAAGTCCTTTTGTCGGTATAGAAAATTACAAACAGATCTTTAATGACGATAAATTCTATTATGCCTTTAGGAATTCAGTATTAATGGTTCTAGTAACAGTGCCAACACAAATAATTTTTGGTGTTGTATTAGCATATATAATTGATAATGCGAGGAAAGGCAAGACATTCTTTAAAACGGCTTACTACATTCCTGTTATTACATCATGGATTGTCGTTTCCTACATATTTAAGTATATCTTCGCAGGTGGAAAAGGTGGATTCATGAACTATATTTTGATGAATCTACATATAATCAGTGAGCCAATCGGATGGTTTCAAAATACATGGACAGCTTTGGCTGTAACATGGATACTCAGTATTTGGAAGGGTATTGGATGGTGTATGATTATTTATATTGCTGGTCTGCAGGGTATTCCCAAAATGCTTTATGAGAGTGCAGCCTTAGATGGGGCAAGCGAATATCAGAAGTTCAGATTCATTACCATTCCACAATTAGCACCTATTACATTTTTTATTCTCATTAACTTAACTATTGGTGCTTTTAATTCGTTTATTCAGACCTATATTTTGACCAATGGAGCACCCATGAATACCACACATGTTATGATGAGTTTAATGTATGCTAGAGCTTTCCAAAACTTTGAATTTGGTATTGCCTCTGCAATGGGTGTACTTCAAGGAGCGGTTATACTATGTATCATAATATTTCAAAAATGGGTCATTAAAAAGAGTGAAAGGTAA
- a CDS encoding extracellular solute-binding protein — protein sequence MKRIVTLLVMMTLLASTLAGCKGDEGAEKTGNATDSTKAKSESLLFWHTYSDAEEQVFLEQVMPQFEELYPNVDVEVVRMPYDGLKQQLITSIAGGVAPDVMRMDIIWVPEFANMGALEKVSDKNGFEAIKNNVFEGPLNTTFYQGEYYGLPLNTNTKIAIYNKQLLDSISAEAPTTFDELIDLSRQLKGQDDVWGIGLSGTHAWGMPPYFWSLGGRITNDDYSKASGFINSPESVSALETIVALNDEGLIGPCILGEEPGTWGGMEANNYLMIDDGPWYFSMQREAGIEDLVVPELFPAGSAGSHSIIGGEDVVMFSSSKAKDAAWNFMSFLLSEETQVTMGGTGLIPALKSAANNEAFSNDPINSIYVKQLETAYPRTPHYKWEKISEEFQLTFEMAIRKEGEPQVLLDELAVRLDSILSE from the coding sequence ATGAAAAGAATAGTTACACTCTTAGTAATGATGACATTGCTTGCTTCAACACTAGCCGGATGTAAAGGTGATGAAGGAGCAGAAAAAACTGGCAATGCAACCGATAGCACTAAAGCGAAGTCAGAATCCTTATTATTCTGGCATACATATAGTGATGCTGAGGAACAAGTGTTTTTAGAACAAGTTATGCCTCAATTTGAAGAACTCTATCCTAACGTAGATGTAGAAGTTGTTAGAATGCCTTATGACGGCTTAAAGCAGCAATTAATCACATCAATTGCTGGTGGCGTGGCACCAGATGTTATGCGTATGGATATCATATGGGTGCCTGAGTTTGCTAATATGGGAGCTTTAGAGAAAGTTAGCGATAAAAATGGCTTCGAAGCCATAAAAAATAATGTTTTCGAAGGTCCTCTTAATACTACTTTTTATCAAGGTGAATACTATGGTTTACCACTCAATACGAATACAAAGATTGCAATTTACAATAAACAATTATTGGATAGTATAAGTGCAGAAGCACCTACAACTTTTGATGAGTTAATTGATTTGTCTAGACAGTTAAAAGGTCAAGATGATGTATGGGGAATAGGATTAAGTGGCACCCATGCTTGGGGCATGCCTCCATACTTCTGGTCATTAGGTGGTCGTATTACTAATGATGATTATTCAAAAGCTTCTGGTTTTATCAATAGTCCTGAAAGTGTTAGTGCTTTAGAAACAATTGTTGCATTAAATGATGAAGGTTTAATAGGACCTTGTATATTAGGTGAAGAGCCAGGTACGTGGGGAGGAATGGAGGCTAATAATTACCTCATGATTGATGATGGGCCTTGGTACTTCTCTATGCAAAGAGAAGCTGGAATTGAAGATTTGGTTGTTCCAGAACTATTTCCAGCAGGTTCAGCTGGTAGTCATTCCATCATTGGTGGAGAGGATGTTGTTATGTTCTCATCTAGCAAAGCAAAAGATGCTGCTTGGAATTTCATGAGCTTCTTATTAAGTGAAGAAACGCAAGTTACCATGGGCGGTACAGGTTTAATACCAGCGTTGAAATCAGCTGCAAATAACGAAGCTTTTAGTAATGATCCAATTAACAGTATCTATGTTAAGCAATTAGAAACAGCTTATCCAAGAACACCTCATTACAAATGGGAAAAAATCTCAGAAGAATTTCAATTAACATTCGAAATGGCAATTCGAAAAGAAGGAGAGCCACAAGTTTTATTAGATGAGTTAGCTGTTAGGTTAGATAGTATTTTAAGTGAGTAA
- a CDS encoding AraC family transcriptional regulator, whose protein sequence is MIYPMDTKVMPYVRFIGHIEYKEPWCHFERVINEYILYIVKKGQLHIEEDGIQYTLKKGDFLLLHPNKVHKGFKTSKCFYYFIHFQHKSIYEPIDKDYEYVQTQLLERRKEHFLSNLYEYDDSLNHRTYLPKTFHISNSMALNDIFQLLNQATDDFYKKMEDYRQLISCKFYEVLLRLGQAYLNTHLNLADQQNYSMQLKIDTITSFIHSNYYRKITSQDFENLLENNYNYLNRIFQKHSGYTINNFINVTRVEKSKELLSTTPMAIKEIAYLVGIDDPYYFSKLFKKFTGLTPTQYRNVQT, encoded by the coding sequence ATGATTTATCCGATGGATACAAAGGTTATGCCCTATGTTCGCTTCATAGGACATATTGAATACAAAGAGCCTTGGTGTCATTTTGAAAGAGTTATTAATGAATACATTTTATATATAGTTAAAAAAGGGCAATTGCATATTGAAGAGGATGGAATACAGTATACATTAAAGAAGGGGGACTTTCTATTATTGCACCCTAATAAAGTCCACAAGGGATTTAAGACTTCTAAATGCTTTTACTATTTTATACATTTTCAGCATAAAAGTATCTATGAACCCATCGATAAAGATTACGAATATGTACAAACCCAATTATTAGAACGTAGAAAAGAACACTTTCTGAGTAATCTTTATGAATATGATGATTCTTTGAATCATAGAACTTACTTACCTAAGACATTCCATATTTCAAATAGTATGGCCCTAAACGATATTTTTCAACTTCTTAATCAAGCAACTGATGACTTTTATAAGAAAATGGAGGATTATCGGCAACTGATATCTTGTAAATTCTACGAGGTACTCCTAAGGTTAGGTCAAGCCTACTTGAATACCCACTTAAATTTAGCTGATCAGCAAAACTATTCAATGCAACTGAAAATTGATACCATAACAAGCTTTATTCACAGTAATTATTATAGAAAAATTACAAGCCAAGATTTTGAAAACCTCTTAGAAAATAACTATAACTACCTTAATCGTATATTTCAAAAACATAGTGGCTATACCATTAATAATTTTATCAACGTAACCCGTGTAGAGAAATCAAAGGAACTACTATCAACGACTCCTATGGCTATCAAAGAAATTGCTTACCTAGTAGGTATCGATGATCCCTATTACTTCAGTAAACTCTTTAAAAAGTTTACTGGTCTTACGCCAACTCAATATAGAAATGTGCAGACTTGA
- a CDS encoding S8 family peptidase — protein MEIRDSNRQDGINEIDTNILEDGTVGTNCDAVIQSEDYVDLIREYSYEMVINDMEEFGADCFQILNEKFAVFHVPLEGRSCEEVYKSVPFIEVPDVFGLASRRSLEASGIYPIYQLPGLQLTGQDVIIGVIDTGIDYTHEAFIYEDGTTKILSIWDQTASDGEPPEGFRYGVEYTEAQINEALQSEDPYSIVPENDELTHGTYVAGIAAGRASSDSDFSGAAPDASLIVVKLKPAKKCVMDYYLFKEGAVGFQSNDIILASRYLIQKADQLQKPLVIIFAGGTNLSAHEGNSIMEQYFNSLGSINGLVTVVPSGDESNASHHFRGEFHEDETEINMEINVDDGERGFFVFMWNTAPDRNLVSITSPSGYYTDIIPLESGIKQEITLILEQTQILVEYHVVELLTGEQATFIRFNNPTPGIWTITVHGEIIVSGIFDAYLPLTNFVEKNTIFVSPDPFVTVTDPGDALNVLTVGGYNDVSGSLYLPSGRGFTRNNLIKPDIVAPSAAIRGPIPNNQYGFLSGTSAGSAITAGACALLLEWAIVRDNNPNIDTLGARNYLIRGATRRQAISYPNREWGFGELNLLSTFQEAT, from the coding sequence ATGGAGATTCGAGATAGTAATCGCCAAGATGGCATTAATGAAATAGATACTAATATCTTAGAGGATGGTACTGTTGGTACCAACTGTGATGCAGTCATACAGTCAGAAGATTATGTTGATTTGATTCGAGAGTATAGTTATGAAATGGTCATTAACGACATGGAGGAATTTGGAGCAGATTGCTTTCAAATTCTAAATGAGAAATTTGCTGTTTTTCATGTACCTCTAGAAGGGAGGAGTTGCGAAGAGGTCTATAAAAGTGTCCCTTTTATTGAGGTACCCGATGTCTTCGGTCTTGCATCACGCAGATCACTAGAAGCATCAGGAATTTATCCCATCTATCAATTACCTGGACTTCAATTAACTGGTCAAGATGTCATAATAGGTGTAATAGATACAGGAATCGATTATACTCATGAAGCGTTTATCTATGAAGATGGTACAACTAAAATACTAAGTATTTGGGATCAGACCGCAAGTGATGGGGAACCACCAGAAGGGTTTCGTTATGGCGTAGAATATACAGAAGCGCAAATTAATGAAGCGCTGCAAAGTGAAGATCCTTATTCCATCGTACCAGAGAATGATGAATTAACACATGGAACTTATGTTGCTGGAATTGCGGCTGGAAGAGCAAGCAGTGATTCGGATTTCTCAGGAGCAGCGCCAGATGCCTCTTTAATTGTTGTTAAACTAAAACCAGCCAAGAAATGTGTGATGGATTATTACCTGTTTAAAGAAGGAGCTGTTGGTTTTCAATCCAATGATATCATATTAGCATCAAGATATCTGATCCAAAAGGCTGACCAATTGCAAAAACCTTTAGTTATCATTTTTGCAGGAGGTACGAATCTATCAGCTCATGAAGGAAACTCTATAATGGAGCAATACTTTAACTCATTGGGTTCTATTAATGGGTTAGTTACTGTTGTTCCCTCTGGAGATGAATCAAATGCTAGTCATCATTTTAGAGGTGAATTTCATGAAGATGAAACTGAAATAAACATGGAGATTAATGTAGATGATGGGGAACGTGGTTTCTTTGTCTTTATGTGGAATACTGCCCCGGATCGCAATTTGGTCTCTATAACCTCTCCAAGTGGGTATTATACGGACATAATTCCCCTTGAATCAGGTATAAAGCAGGAGATTACCTTGATTTTAGAGCAGACACAAATCCTTGTTGAGTATCATGTGGTTGAATTATTAACAGGAGAGCAAGCAACTTTTATTCGCTTTAATAATCCCACTCCTGGCATATGGACCATAACAGTTCATGGTGAGATCATTGTATCGGGTATCTTTGATGCATATTTACCACTAACTAATTTTGTAGAAAAGAATACAATATTTGTTAGCCCTGATCCCTTTGTTACTGTGACTGACCCAGGAGATGCTTTAAATGTATTGACAGTCGGTGGCTATAATGATGTGAGTGGTAGTTTGTACTTACCATCAGGAAGAGGTTTTACTCGGAATAATCTGATTAAACCAGATATTGTTGCACCTTCAGCAGCCATAAGGGGTCCCATACCCAATAATCAATATGGGTTTTTATCTGGCACTAGCGCTGGATCAGCTATTACTGCAGGGGCATGCGCTTTACTATTGGAATGGGCAATTGTTAGAGATAATAACCCGAATATTGACACATTAGGTGCTAGAAATTACTTAATTAGGGGAGCTACAAGACGACAAGCCATTAGCTATCCCAATAGAGAATGGGGATTTGGTGAATTAAATTTATTGTCAACATTTCAAGAGGCAACATAG